The DNA segment GGCCGAAGAACGGCAACATCGCCGAGACGAGGATGATCATTAGCACGTGCAGCTTGAACCGGAAGTCGAGGCGAGACAGCGCGTAGCCGGCCATCGACCCCAGCACGACGCAGATGATCGCCGTCCCGGACGCGACGATGAGGCTGTTGAGCAGATACCGGGCGAACGGCGCCTGCTGGATCGCCGTTACGTAGTTCTCGAGGGTGACCGTCCGAGGGACGTACTCGACGGGGAAGGTGATCACCCGCGAGGCCGGCTTCAGCGACGTGATGAGGATCCAGATGATCGGAAAGAAGGACACCAAACAGATCAGGACGATCGACCCGTAGAAGCCGAGGAGCTCGCCGACCCGCTGGAGATCGAATCGTCGGCGTCCGCTGTCGGAGCTCACGTCAGCGCACCTCCGGTTCGTAGAGCGTCGCGACGTAGATCACGCAGATGGTCATCGCGATCAGCGTGATGATCGTCGCCGCGGCGGCCCCCTCGCCGAACTCGAGGTTGTTGAACGTGTGCTGGTGGGCCCAGAGGACGAGCGTGGTCGTCGATTCGCCGGGGCCGCCGCCGGTCAGGCCGTAGGGAAGGCCGAACGCCTGGAACGCCGGCAGCGTCCGGAAGATAAGCGCGACGAGGATGACGGGCTTGAGCAGCGGAAGCGTGATCGACCAGAATTGATGGAACACCGAGGCACCGTCGATGTGTGCGGCCTCGTAGAGGTGATCGGGGATCGACTGTAGGCCGGCGAGCAGGATCAGCGCGACGAACGAGCTCGTCTTCCAGATCGTCACGAACAGCATCGCGCCCAGCGCGACGTCCGGATGCGAGAGGAACGGGAACGGCTGGCTCAGGATCCCGACGCGTACGAGCAGGTCGTTGATCACGCCGTACTCGCCGTGAAAGAGCCACGCCCAGATGCGCGCGTTGATGATCGTCGGCAGCGCCCACGGGAACAGGATCGCCGCCTGTGCGACGTACTTCCCCCAGAAGTCGCGGTTGACCAGCAGCGCCAGCCCGAGTCCGATCACCATCTCGACCGGGACGCTCACGAACGTGTAGATCATCGTCACGGTAAACGCGTTCCAGAACGAGGCGCTCGAGAGCACGGAAACGTAGTTCCCCAGTCCGACGAACTCCGCCTCGCGCGTGGGCAACAGCGCGCCCGTCTGGAGGCTGGTCCAGACGGTGTCGATGATGGGGTAGTAGGAGACCAGGAAGAGATACGTGAGGACGGGAACGAGCAGGAGCGCCGCCATCTCCCCGTCGGTGAACCGCCGTTTCCTGTAGCGGCGGTACCGGTCCTCCAGTGCGGATCGGAGGTCCCCGCCGCTGGATCGGGAGTACCCCTCCCCAGTATCGCTTGCCATATCCGTACACGAGGGACTCCAAACTCCCACATAAAAATATGCCCTGCATGATACGTTTCGACGGCCCGACGACGCACGCCGGGGTAACGATTATTGTCGTCAGTTCGAAACGAGGTACGCATGTCTGATACGCAGCGTCGGCGGCTTCTGAAAACGATCGCGCTCGGAGGCAGTGCGGCCCTCGCCGGCTGTTTCGGCGGCGACGACAGCGACGGGGAAGGGTCTGACGAACTCCAGTATGTCTACCCTGGCTACTTCGGAGCCGACGCCGAGGACCTCGCGCCCGCCTTCGAGGAGGAAAGCGGCGTCGAGGTGAGCACCCAGCAGATCGCCCCGGAAGCGGCGGCCGCCCGGGAGTACTACGTCAACCAGTTCGTCGCCCAGTCGTCGGACTTCGACGTCGGGAACATGGACATCATCTGGCCGGGGGAGTTCGCGGCCAACGGCTGGGCGGCCGAGATGGACGACCCCGAGGGACACACGGAGAACATGATCGAGACGCCCGTCGAGGCGGTCACCATCGATGACACCCTCTACGCGATGCCCATCCACACGGACGCGAACGCGCTGTACTACCGCAGCGACGTCCTCGAGGAGTACGGCTACGAGCCGCCGGAGACGTATATGGAACTCGTTGAGACCGCCCGGGACATCATGGAGCAGGACGAGGAGGACTGGAACGGTTACGTCTGGCAGGGCGGAACCAACGAGGGGCTCACGATCATGTGGCTCAACTGGCTGTGGGGGATGGGAGGAAGCGTCGAGCAGGGCGAGGAGATCGTCGTCAACAGCGAGGAGGGGGTTGCGGCGCTCCAGCACGCCGTCGACCTGATCCACGAGTACGGGGTGACGCCCGGCCACGTCCCCTCGAGTTCGACGGACGAGAACCGCGAGACGTTCCAACAGGGCAACACGCTGTTCATGCGAAACTGGCCCTACGCCGTCTCGCTGATGAACGAGGAGGGTTCGGAGGTCCGAGGCCGGTTCGACGTTGCGCCGCTGCCGACCCACGAGAGCCAGCCCGACGCGGCCAACTCCTGTCTCGGCGGCTGGAACGTCTTCATCAACGCCTTCGCGCAGAACGCCGAGGCCGCACAGCAGTTCGCCACGTTCATGAGTTCGATCGAGGCCCAGGAGATCATGGCGCTCGAACACAGCCGTCTGCCGGTCCGACGGGAGATCTACGAGGACGAGGAAGCCCGCGAACAGTTCGAGCTACTGGAGGTGTTCGAGGGGATCCTCGACCGCACCCAGGCTCGACCGGCGATCGAGGCGTATCCGACGTTCTCGGAGATCGTCTACACCCAGGCGAACAACGCGCTCGTCCAGGAGAAGAGCGCCCAGGACGCGCTCGATGACGCACAGCAGCAGATCGACGAGGAGATAAACGGGTGATCTGATCGCGCGACCGGATCGCGGTGGCGGCCGCGGCTTCGGCCGGGTCGCCCTTCGATCACACGCCGATTCGAGCGCCACACCCGTGATTTTTTACCCCTCCCGGAGGAGGAACACGTAGCGTTCACTAGGTGTGATGATCGATGTCAACATCCACGACCACCTCACGAACCCTCTGGAACCGATACCGCGCAGTCCCGATCGTCTATCGGATCGGAGCGGCGTTCGTCCTCGGATCGCTCGTCGGACTGATCGTGGGCGAACCCGCGACGGCGCTGCAACCGCTCGGCGACCTCTTCGTCCGGCTGCTGAGCATGATCGTCATCCCGATCGTCGTGTTCACGCTGATCATGGGCGTCCGACAGCTCGCGCCCT comes from the Halalkalicoccus sp. CG83 genome and includes:
- a CDS encoding carbohydrate ABC transporter permease; protein product: MASDTGEGYSRSSGGDLRSALEDRYRRYRKRRFTDGEMAALLLVPVLTYLFLVSYYPIIDTVWTSLQTGALLPTREAEFVGLGNYVSVLSSASFWNAFTVTMIYTFVSVPVEMVIGLGLALLVNRDFWGKYVAQAAILFPWALPTIINARIWAWLFHGEYGVINDLLVRVGILSQPFPFLSHPDVALGAMLFVTIWKTSSFVALILLAGLQSIPDHLYEAAHIDGASVFHQFWSITLPLLKPVILVALIFRTLPAFQAFGLPYGLTGGGPGESTTTLVLWAHQHTFNNLEFGEGAAAATIITLIAMTICVIYVATLYEPEVR
- a CDS encoding ABC transporter substrate-binding protein, with the protein product MSDTQRRRLLKTIALGGSAALAGCFGGDDSDGEGSDELQYVYPGYFGADAEDLAPAFEEESGVEVSTQQIAPEAAAAREYYVNQFVAQSSDFDVGNMDIIWPGEFAANGWAAEMDDPEGHTENMIETPVEAVTIDDTLYAMPIHTDANALYYRSDVLEEYGYEPPETYMELVETARDIMEQDEEDWNGYVWQGGTNEGLTIMWLNWLWGMGGSVEQGEEIVVNSEEGVAALQHAVDLIHEYGVTPGHVPSSSTDENRETFQQGNTLFMRNWPYAVSLMNEEGSEVRGRFDVAPLPTHESQPDAANSCLGGWNVFINAFAQNAEAAQQFATFMSSIEAQEIMALEHSRLPVRREIYEDEEAREQFELLEVFEGILDRTQARPAIEAYPTFSEIVYTQANNALVQEKSAQDALDDAQQQIDEEING